Proteins co-encoded in one Myxococcus xanthus genomic window:
- a CDS encoding Mov34/MPN/PAD-1 family protein yields MSHWPEHILDEVGRHLEAAYPFEGCGVILRAEGSGALRIRPLRNAADNPRVAYAFAPEEWLAVCMDADVRSERVVCVFHSHVDAPATFSREDLLRAAPEGHPLLPDVSYLIGSVHRGCVHYVSEYEWLEGNFVLRTG; encoded by the coding sequence GTGAGTCACTGGCCCGAGCACATCCTCGACGAGGTGGGACGTCACCTGGAGGCCGCGTATCCGTTCGAGGGCTGTGGGGTGATCCTCCGCGCGGAGGGGTCGGGCGCCCTGCGGATCCGCCCCCTGCGCAATGCCGCCGACAACCCACGCGTGGCGTACGCCTTCGCGCCCGAGGAGTGGCTGGCCGTCTGCATGGACGCGGATGTACGGTCAGAGCGAGTGGTGTGCGTGTTCCACTCGCATGTGGATGCACCGGCCACCTTCTCCCGGGAGGACCTGCTGCGGGCGGCTCCGGAGGGGCATCCGTTGCTCCCAGATGTTTCCTATCTCATCGGATCCGTACATCGCGGCTGTGTTCACTACGTGTCGGAGTATGAGTGGCTTGAGGGAAACTTCGTGTTACGAACGGGCTGA
- a CDS encoding sensor histidine kinase yields MDSQLALSEETPANDLRARVRKVLERRKLTDSVSAEQAAASWEQDRFVARARALFYARMMFLTLGLLILAVPAWSGYFGLTGPFSFVGYFAMLLYSVANLLVIDHPKAGRWVTYITLCLDVTISVVLIAKPHVGGGLQSPLLATQLLFTTLFAILFPKPLAILPPLLALPITTRLDLLLNRSVTAVELLTLLWYLALNFIIVYVLVYLNEREAAAHREVVSLQGDLKELAVVEERNRMAREIHDGLGASLSSMIIQSEYILNLAREEGLREEIRELKLTAEESIEELRRSLRMMREDFELAQGLEDYAKTFRERTGLDIRFERTGLQRKLDPDVQLALFRILQESLSNAVKHAEAKGVQVRLDFSEDRVNLVVRDDGKGFDPSRTPRGHYGLLNMRERAMKLGGQLIVDSSPGAGAQVAFSLPCRPS; encoded by the coding sequence ATGGATTCCCAACTCGCATTGAGCGAGGAAACGCCTGCCAACGACCTGCGCGCCCGGGTGCGGAAGGTCCTGGAGCGCCGCAAGCTGACGGACAGCGTGTCGGCGGAGCAGGCCGCCGCCTCGTGGGAGCAGGACCGCTTCGTGGCACGGGCCCGCGCGCTCTTCTACGCGCGGATGATGTTCCTCACGCTGGGCCTGCTCATCCTCGCGGTGCCGGCCTGGAGCGGCTACTTCGGCCTCACCGGGCCCTTCTCCTTCGTGGGCTACTTCGCGATGCTGCTCTACAGCGTCGCCAACCTCCTGGTCATCGACCACCCCAAGGCCGGCCGCTGGGTGACGTACATCACCCTCTGCCTGGACGTGACCATCAGCGTGGTGCTCATCGCCAAGCCGCACGTCGGCGGCGGTCTCCAGAGCCCGCTGCTGGCCACGCAGCTGCTCTTCACCACGCTCTTCGCCATCCTCTTTCCCAAGCCGCTGGCGATCCTGCCGCCGCTGCTGGCGCTGCCCATCACCACCCGGCTGGACCTGCTCCTCAACCGCTCCGTGACGGCGGTGGAGCTGCTGACCCTGCTCTGGTACCTGGCGCTCAACTTCATCATCGTCTACGTGCTCGTGTACCTGAACGAGCGCGAGGCCGCCGCGCACCGCGAGGTCGTGTCGCTCCAGGGAGACCTCAAGGAGCTCGCGGTGGTGGAGGAGCGCAACCGGATGGCCCGGGAGATCCACGACGGCCTGGGCGCGTCCCTGTCGTCGATGATCATCCAGTCCGAATACATCCTGAACCTCGCGCGCGAGGAGGGCCTGCGCGAGGAGATCCGCGAACTGAAGCTCACCGCGGAGGAGTCCATCGAGGAGCTGCGGCGCAGCCTGCGGATGATGCGCGAGGACTTCGAGCTGGCGCAGGGCCTGGAGGACTACGCGAAGACGTTCCGCGAGCGCACGGGCCTGGACATCCGCTTCGAGCGCACCGGGCTCCAGCGCAAGCTGGACCCGGACGTGCAACTGGCGCTGTTCCGCATCCTCCAGGAGTCGCTGTCCAACGCGGTGAAGCACGCGGAGGCCAAGGGCGTCCAGGTGCGGCTCGACTTCAGCGAGGACCGTGTCAACCTCGTCGTACGCGACGACGGCAAGGGCTTCGACCCTTCCCGGACGCCGCGCGGCCACTATGGCCTGTTGAACATGCGCGAGCGCGCCATGAAGCTCGGTGGCCAGCTCATCGTGGACTCGTCACCCGGCGCTGGCGCCCAGGTGGCATTCTCCCTTCCCTGTCGCCCGTCATGA
- a CDS encoding HesA/MoeB/ThiF family protein gives MHGHGTDHHPRIPHASRLERARVLLVGAGGLGCPASLALAQAGVGHLTLADPDCVDVTNLPRQLWHRGEDVGRNKAESATAGLARAFPGLSTEAIPERVDASNAEGLFRAHDAVIDATDGVATKFFLSDVAVLTGVPLIYGGVLRMQGQAMRVDPGGPCLRCLYEAPPPPDAVPTCAQAGVLGSLAGLVGAVQALLALELLSGAARGGQGEATLHVLDAVSILGRRTRVARAPDCEGCRVTAIPAYPESPEACAT, from the coding sequence ATGCATGGCCACGGTACAGACCACCACCCCCGAATTCCCCATGCGTCCCGGCTGGAGCGCGCGCGCGTACTGCTGGTGGGGGCTGGCGGGCTCGGATGCCCGGCGTCGTTGGCGTTGGCCCAGGCCGGTGTCGGGCACCTGACGCTGGCGGATCCGGACTGCGTGGACGTGACGAACTTGCCGCGCCAGCTCTGGCACCGGGGCGAAGACGTGGGCCGGAACAAGGCGGAGTCCGCGACGGCGGGCCTGGCGCGGGCCTTTCCCGGCCTGAGCACGGAGGCCATCCCCGAGCGCGTGGACGCGAGCAACGCGGAGGGGCTCTTCCGCGCGCATGACGCCGTCATCGACGCCACGGATGGCGTGGCCACCAAGTTCTTCCTGTCGGACGTGGCGGTGCTGACGGGCGTGCCGCTCATCTATGGCGGTGTGCTGCGCATGCAGGGCCAGGCGATGCGCGTGGACCCGGGGGGGCCGTGTCTGCGCTGCCTCTATGAAGCGCCGCCTCCGCCGGATGCCGTGCCCACGTGTGCCCAGGCGGGGGTGCTCGGCTCGCTGGCGGGGCTGGTGGGCGCGGTGCAGGCCCTGCTGGCGCTGGAGCTGCTGTCGGGCGCCGCGCGAGGTGGGCAGGGCGAGGCTACGCTGCACGTGCTGGATGCGGTGTCGATCCTGGGACGGCGGACACGCGTGGCGCGGGCACCGGACTGCGAGGGCTGTCGAGTCACGGCCATCCCCGCGTACCCGGAGTCTCCGGAGGCGTGCGCGACATGA
- a CDS encoding response regulator has translation MTGAPVDAPQPPDSPPIRVFVVEDQTKILKNQLRLFENHPEMDIIGTALSGEAALEEVPKLMPDVLLLDLGLPRMSGIDVTREVKARFPKIEILIFTIFDEEDKVLEAVKAGASGYLLKGAPVDKIIEAIKEVRAGGTVIQPNLARRLLRHFRVEPDASPLISPPAAPEPSASDLPQEPLLKPLSDREREILQLIAKGVSNSEAARLLDLSKATIRTHLEHIYRKLEVTNRVEAVTEGIRKGLISV, from the coding sequence ATGACCGGAGCTCCCGTGGACGCCCCGCAGCCTCCTGATTCGCCGCCCATTCGCGTCTTCGTGGTCGAGGATCAAACGAAGATCCTCAAGAACCAGCTCCGCCTCTTCGAGAACCACCCGGAGATGGACATCATCGGCACCGCGCTCTCCGGTGAAGCCGCGCTGGAGGAAGTGCCCAAGCTGATGCCGGACGTGCTGCTGCTCGACCTGGGCCTGCCCCGCATGAGCGGCATCGACGTGACGCGCGAGGTGAAGGCGCGCTTCCCGAAGATTGAAATCCTCATCTTCACCATCTTCGACGAGGAGGACAAAGTGCTGGAGGCCGTGAAGGCGGGCGCCTCCGGCTACCTGCTCAAGGGCGCCCCGGTGGACAAGATCATCGAGGCCATCAAGGAAGTCCGCGCGGGCGGCACCGTCATCCAGCCCAACCTGGCCCGCCGGCTGCTCCGTCACTTCCGCGTGGAGCCCGACGCCAGCCCCTTGATCTCACCGCCCGCCGCGCCGGAGCCGTCGGCCAGCGACCTGCCCCAGGAGCCCCTGCTCAAGCCGCTGTCGGACCGCGAGCGCGAAATCCTCCAGCTCATCGCCAAGGGCGTCTCCAACAGCGAGGCAGCGCGCCTGCTCGACCTCAGCAAGGCCACCATCCGCACGCACCTGGAGCACATCTACCGGAAGCTGGAGGTCACCAACCGCGTGGAGGCCGTCACCGAAGGCATCCGCAAGGGCCTCATCTCCGTCTGA
- a CDS encoding glycoside hydrolase 5 family protein: MPFSRRTSTASAAVAFLLGACGEGDPVMLEAVAASCSGGPAQHLDRLPSGAMVLNAYFLQEEATRDARRGAAESPVLEEVLAKASALGVRALRTNGHNDALSKVGDTAIQVAPLEYDEVALVGLDWVLTRARFHGVRLVLTLGNYWDAYGGARQYVEWAGLPRPVEGDARFFTDPVVVAHFKAHVARLLNRVNTVDGIRYGDHPAVLAWELLNEPRGRGLDKEGARLRAWIDDVAREVKTHAPGHLVGTGEEGFEPSPDGYDPGFWSRSGSPVLRTPGASFTRNTASPYIDFASVHFYPESWGLGGIDTAEAGARWIREHAAIARNLGKPLFVGELGLRNEGAFDVSQRRALYRGWLECMRKEGVGAGALWMFSTDARPEAWDDYTFYYRDGTQPGDPVNRYADLVMEAAAAERPGAAVSTGR; this comes from the coding sequence ATGCCCTTTTCTCGCCGGACCTCCACCGCCTCCGCGGCCGTCGCCTTCCTCCTGGGGGCCTGCGGAGAGGGGGACCCGGTCATGCTGGAGGCGGTGGCCGCAAGCTGCTCGGGCGGTCCGGCGCAACACCTGGACCGGTTGCCGTCCGGCGCCATGGTGCTCAACGCCTACTTCCTACAGGAAGAGGCCACCCGGGACGCGCGGCGGGGGGCGGCGGAGTCCCCGGTGCTGGAAGAGGTGCTCGCCAAGGCCTCCGCGCTGGGCGTGCGCGCGCTGCGCACCAATGGACACAACGACGCGCTGTCGAAGGTGGGGGACACCGCCATCCAGGTGGCGCCGCTGGAGTACGACGAGGTGGCCCTGGTCGGCCTGGATTGGGTGCTCACCCGCGCCCGCTTCCATGGCGTTCGCCTGGTGCTGACGCTGGGGAACTACTGGGATGCGTATGGGGGCGCGCGCCAATACGTGGAGTGGGCGGGGCTCCCCCGGCCCGTGGAAGGGGATGCTCGGTTCTTCACCGACCCGGTGGTGGTGGCGCACTTCAAGGCGCATGTGGCGCGGTTGCTCAACCGGGTGAACACGGTGGACGGCATCCGCTATGGCGACCACCCGGCCGTCCTGGCCTGGGAGCTGCTCAACGAGCCGCGGGGACGGGGGCTGGACAAGGAAGGGGCGCGGCTGCGCGCATGGATTGATGACGTGGCGCGCGAGGTGAAGACGCACGCGCCCGGCCACCTGGTGGGGACGGGGGAGGAGGGCTTCGAGCCGTCTCCCGACGGGTACGACCCTGGCTTCTGGTCCCGCTCCGGGTCGCCGGTGCTTCGCACGCCGGGGGCCAGCTTCACGCGCAACACGGCGTCCCCGTACATCGACTTCGCGTCGGTGCACTTCTATCCGGAGTCCTGGGGCCTGGGCGGCATCGACACGGCCGAGGCCGGCGCTCGGTGGATTCGGGAGCACGCCGCCATCGCCCGGAACCTGGGCAAGCCCTTGTTCGTGGGCGAACTGGGGCTGCGCAACGAAGGCGCGTTCGACGTGTCGCAGCGGCGCGCGCTCTATCGCGGCTGGCTGGAGTGCATGCGGAAGGAAGGCGTCGGCGCAGGGGCGCTGTGGATGTTCTCCACCGACGCCCGGCCGGAGGCCTGGGACGACTACACCTTCTATTACCGGGACGGCACGCAGCCGGGAGACCCGGTCAACCGGTACGCGGACCTGGTCATGGAGGCCGCCGCCGCGGAGCGTCCGGGCGCGGCGGTCTCCACGGGGCGCTGA
- a CDS encoding ribbon-helix-helix domain-containing protein produces MDMNPRLTSVVFRLNREKLDALKDLSRTTRIRQSEYLREAISDLLAKYEERLVD; encoded by the coding sequence ATGGACATGAATCCCCGTCTTACCTCAGTGGTCTTCCGGCTCAACCGCGAGAAGCTCGACGCCCTCAAGGACCTGTCGCGCACCACGCGCATCCGTCAGAGCGAGTACCTCCGCGAGGCCATCTCCGATCTGCTCGCGAAGTACGAAGAGCGGCTCGTCGACTGA
- a CDS encoding sulfurtransferase TusA family protein, which yields MRDMTARLDITREVCPMTYVRTKLKLESLEPGTLLEVLLRGTEPLKNVPRNARDEGHEVVSLDALPDGTHRLVLRKQGR from the coding sequence GTGCGCGACATGACGGCGAGGCTGGACATCACCCGCGAGGTCTGTCCGATGACCTACGTGCGGACGAAGCTGAAGTTGGAATCACTGGAGCCGGGCACGTTGCTGGAGGTGCTCCTTCGGGGCACCGAGCCGCTGAAGAACGTGCCTCGCAACGCGCGCGACGAGGGCCACGAGGTCGTGTCCCTGGACGCGCTCCCGGACGGGACGCACCGGCTGGTGCTCCGCAAGCAAGGCAGGTGA
- the larE gene encoding ATP-dependent sacrificial sulfur transferase LarE, translating into MLSPERIKSLCESSRPKLELMRAALRAHGSALVAFSGGVDSTFVLKVAVEELGDRALALTALSASVAPEEADEARELATRLGARHVVLGSNELANPQYAANPTNRCYFCKTELYDICEAQRKSLGLAVVLDGFNADDFKDHRPGHKAAQEHQVVSPLAQAGLTKEEIRAWSQSLGLPTWDKPQMACLASRIPYGTAVTRDRLLQVAAAESELRKLGFRQFRVRYHQDVARLEVAAEEYERFLAADVRQKINTAFLALGFKFVALDLEPFRSGRMNDAAGVARPGGTGKPEGFSLPVVS; encoded by the coding sequence ATGTTGAGCCCCGAGCGGATCAAGTCCCTGTGTGAGTCGTCGCGCCCCAAGCTGGAGTTGATGCGTGCCGCGCTGCGGGCCCATGGCAGCGCGCTGGTGGCGTTCTCCGGCGGTGTGGATTCGACCTTCGTGCTGAAGGTGGCGGTGGAGGAGCTGGGCGACCGGGCGCTCGCGCTCACCGCGCTGTCCGCGTCCGTGGCGCCGGAGGAGGCCGACGAGGCCCGCGAGCTGGCGACGCGGCTGGGCGCCCGGCACGTGGTGCTGGGCAGCAACGAGCTGGCGAACCCGCAGTACGCGGCCAACCCGACGAACCGCTGCTACTTCTGCAAGACGGAGCTGTACGACATCTGCGAGGCGCAGCGGAAGTCGCTGGGGTTGGCGGTGGTGTTGGACGGCTTCAACGCGGACGACTTCAAGGACCACCGGCCCGGCCACAAGGCGGCGCAGGAGCACCAGGTGGTGTCGCCGCTGGCGCAGGCGGGGCTGACGAAGGAGGAGATCCGGGCGTGGAGCCAGTCGCTCGGGCTGCCGACGTGGGACAAGCCGCAGATGGCGTGCCTGGCGTCGCGGATTCCCTACGGCACGGCGGTGACGCGGGATCGGCTGCTGCAGGTCGCCGCCGCCGAGTCGGAGCTGCGCAAGCTGGGCTTCCGACAGTTCCGCGTGCGGTACCACCAGGACGTGGCGCGGCTGGAGGTCGCGGCGGAGGAGTACGAACGCTTCCTCGCGGCGGACGTGCGGCAGAAGATCAACACCGCGTTCCTGGCGCTGGGGTTCAAGTTCGTGGCGTTGGATCTGGAGCCGTTCCGCTCGGGCCGCATGAATGACGCGGCGGGTGTGGCGCGGCCGGGGGGCACAGGCAAGCCGGAGGGCTTTTCACTGCCCGTGGTGAGCTGA
- a CDS encoding DUF1772 domain-containing protein: protein MINLKHSVAATVLWLFVVVLGIAFGAGLYEHRVSLPRWLDTPGGHWSAQAARQDNVGLRFWAFVTTGPLTLLTLASLYFASQATGALRVWWLGAALAALADRLLTFSYFIPTMVRLLDAPDNAAAVETAVTWARMNHLRHVLSAGAWFSALQALSWLRWKGGA from the coding sequence ATGATCAACCTGAAGCACTCCGTCGCGGCAACCGTCCTGTGGCTTTTCGTCGTCGTCCTGGGCATCGCCTTCGGCGCGGGGCTCTACGAGCACCGCGTCTCGTTGCCCCGATGGCTCGACACCCCGGGCGGACACTGGTCAGCCCAGGCCGCGCGGCAGGACAACGTGGGACTCCGCTTCTGGGCCTTCGTCACCACGGGGCCGCTGACGCTGCTCACCCTGGCGAGCCTCTATTTCGCATCCCAGGCCACCGGCGCGCTGCGCGTCTGGTGGCTCGGGGCCGCGTTGGCGGCGTTGGCCGACCGGCTCCTGACCTTCTCGTACTTCATCCCGACGATGGTCCGGCTGCTGGATGCTCCCGACAACGCCGCCGCAGTGGAGACCGCGGTGACGTGGGCGCGGATGAACCACCTGCGTCATGTGCTCAGCGCGGGGGCCTGGTTCTCGGCGCTCCAAGCCCTGTCCTGGCTCCGGTGGAAGGGTGGGGCGTGA
- a CDS encoding ubiquitin-like small modifier protein 1, with translation MATLRIPTPMRGFTGNQAEVAAPGATVGEVLKNLDARHPGIGGRVFDERGAVRRYVNVFLNDEDIRALNGLDTPVKDADRITLIPAMAGG, from the coding sequence ATGGCGACCCTTCGTATTCCTACTCCGATGCGGGGCTTCACTGGCAATCAGGCGGAAGTCGCGGCTCCCGGCGCCACCGTGGGTGAGGTGCTGAAGAACCTGGACGCGCGCCACCCGGGCATTGGCGGCCGGGTGTTCGACGAGCGCGGCGCGGTGCGGCGCTACGTCAACGTGTTCCTCAACGACGAGGACATCCGCGCGCTGAACGGGTTGGACACGCCGGTGAAGGACGCTGACCGCATCACCCTCATCCCCGCCATGGCGGGGGGCTGA
- a CDS encoding helix-turn-helix domain-containing protein, with amino-acid sequence MSPRPALLEQIGSDVVQFQDASAEFDATVGKVLALGRADLACLTQIHFGGPTPLGAVAREADVARLELAGYVQREAAGGGQRLVLTSHAREWIDTLWGPLQADGHQLMAGLPEEHLRIVAGFLKAARAIQDRHATRVARLLQEPGTSRAARQRGGLSPAALRRVQLYVEAHLAEPIRVGALAQRSGLSVFHFTRAFRQSTGMTPHVWVQQRRVERARDLLSNSSLPLGDIALAVGFSSQSHFTTVFHKLTGLTPAVIRRDQR; translated from the coding sequence ATGAGCCCCCGGCCCGCCCTGCTCGAACAGATTGGTTCGGACGTCGTGCAGTTCCAGGATGCGTCCGCGGAGTTCGATGCCACCGTCGGGAAGGTCCTGGCGCTCGGGCGCGCGGACCTCGCGTGCCTGACGCAGATTCACTTTGGAGGCCCCACGCCCCTGGGCGCCGTTGCCCGCGAAGCCGACGTGGCGCGGCTGGAGCTTGCGGGCTACGTCCAGCGAGAAGCGGCCGGTGGTGGCCAGCGGCTGGTGCTCACCTCGCATGCGCGCGAGTGGATCGACACCCTCTGGGGTCCCCTGCAGGCGGACGGCCACCAGCTCATGGCAGGGCTGCCGGAGGAGCACCTGCGAATCGTCGCGGGGTTCCTGAAAGCGGCGAGAGCCATCCAGGACCGACACGCGACCCGGGTGGCCAGGCTGCTCCAGGAGCCGGGGACTTCACGGGCGGCACGCCAGCGAGGCGGGCTCTCCCCCGCCGCACTTCGCCGCGTGCAGCTTTACGTGGAGGCGCACCTTGCGGAGCCAATCCGTGTAGGGGCGCTCGCCCAGCGCTCCGGATTGAGCGTCTTTCATTTCACCCGCGCTTTCCGCCAGTCCACAGGCATGACACCGCACGTCTGGGTGCAGCAACGACGCGTGGAACGAGCGCGCGACCTGTTGAGCAACTCATCACTGCCATTGGGGGACATCGCGCTCGCGGTTGGCTTCAGCTCACAAAGCCACTTCACCACGGTGTTCCACAAACTCACCGGGCTGACTCCGGCAGTCATCCGACGCGACCAGCGGTGA
- a CDS encoding leucine-rich repeat domain-containing protein, translated as MTAPKPLLTVFRLEPDGTSAEFGQLPPGPEGFAPPDTGNWYAEPLRPVRTEAEAREIAAVLREHHVPELSFGAVGVPAPELLVALLQESGVVALQVSGTDFGNAHLASLENATQLEALHLNATRVTNVGLAPLKRMRRLAVLRLDETPVSDAGLASLSEHTTLRRVTLAGTAVSPQGLGFLARQPGLEELDLSDTAVDDTVLAVLPGAPLHTLNLSGTKVTNAGLRGLSAMPSLRRLGLARTAASDASLLHITGLRELEALHLGSTQVTDAGLLHLAKLPALRALVLSKARIRGAGLRHLAGLSRLEALHLDDTLVGDSALRHLRGLNELRELDLSRTAITGTGLQELSTLVALESLWLSGLALTDDSLTALAPLSQLTRLALSHTPIGPEALNHLGSRPLLRHLDLSKTGFTDEWVPSIRQAFPGLHSLKAERTLLTDAGLGQFAEWTELEAIHVAGTLINGSGLTRLHTLARLTTLDLGATRLDSEGQKALQGFTKLVWLSVAGVRTGDEMLGHLPRSLRTLYLTRTKVTDAGLPALHKLPHLRELDLRGTAVSTEARSALARERGIHLVTGM; from the coding sequence GTGACGGCTCCCAAGCCGCTCCTCACGGTGTTCCGCCTCGAACCGGATGGGACAAGCGCTGAGTTCGGGCAGTTGCCACCAGGGCCCGAAGGCTTCGCCCCACCTGACACGGGCAACTGGTACGCAGAACCCTTGCGCCCCGTGCGTACCGAAGCGGAGGCTCGCGAAATCGCCGCCGTGTTGCGCGAGCATCACGTGCCCGAATTGTCCTTTGGCGCGGTCGGCGTTCCAGCCCCTGAGCTGCTCGTGGCCCTGCTCCAGGAGTCTGGTGTCGTCGCGCTTCAGGTGTCTGGCACGGACTTCGGCAATGCGCACCTCGCCTCGCTGGAAAACGCGACCCAGCTCGAAGCCCTGCACCTCAATGCCACCCGAGTCACCAACGTGGGGCTGGCTCCTCTCAAACGAATGCGACGACTGGCAGTGCTGCGGCTGGACGAAACGCCGGTCTCCGACGCAGGCCTTGCGTCGCTGTCAGAGCACACCACCCTGCGTCGAGTAACCCTCGCCGGAACAGCCGTATCCCCCCAGGGACTTGGATTCCTCGCGAGGCAACCGGGGCTGGAGGAACTCGACCTGTCAGATACCGCGGTGGACGACACCGTCCTCGCAGTGCTGCCGGGCGCCCCGTTGCACACGCTCAACCTCAGCGGAACGAAAGTCACGAATGCCGGCCTCCGCGGCCTCAGCGCCATGCCCTCCCTTCGGCGGCTGGGCCTCGCGCGTACCGCTGCCTCAGACGCCAGCCTCTTGCACATCACGGGACTCCGTGAACTGGAAGCCCTCCACCTGGGCAGCACTCAGGTGACGGACGCCGGCTTGCTCCACCTCGCGAAACTGCCCGCGCTTCGTGCGCTGGTTCTCAGCAAGGCGCGAATCCGAGGCGCAGGACTTCGCCACCTCGCGGGCCTCTCTCGACTGGAAGCGCTTCACCTCGACGACACGCTCGTGGGCGACTCAGCGCTGCGCCATCTTCGAGGACTCAACGAGCTGAGAGAGCTTGACCTCTCGCGCACCGCCATCACGGGCACGGGACTTCAAGAATTGAGCACCCTGGTGGCGCTCGAATCACTCTGGCTCTCAGGGCTCGCGCTGACGGACGATTCCCTCACGGCACTCGCTCCCCTCAGCCAACTGACGCGACTCGCGCTCAGCCACACGCCGATTGGCCCGGAGGCGCTGAACCACCTGGGTTCCCGCCCACTCCTGCGACACCTGGACTTGAGCAAGACCGGGTTCACCGACGAATGGGTGCCCTCCATACGGCAGGCCTTTCCCGGCCTCCATTCATTGAAAGCCGAACGCACCCTCCTCACGGACGCGGGGCTGGGCCAGTTCGCCGAATGGACAGAGCTGGAGGCAATCCATGTCGCGGGGACTCTCATCAATGGCTCTGGCCTGACGCGCCTGCACACCCTTGCCCGACTCACGACGCTCGACCTCGGCGCGACGAGGTTGGACTCAGAGGGCCAGAAAGCGCTCCAGGGCTTCACGAAACTCGTCTGGCTGAGCGTCGCCGGCGTCCGCACCGGCGACGAGATGCTTGGCCACCTCCCCCGTTCGCTCCGAACCCTCTACCTGACGCGCACGAAAGTCACCGACGCGGGCCTCCCGGCGTTGCACAAGCTGCCACACCTGCGGGAACTCGACCTGCGCGGAACCGCGGTTTCCACAGAGGCCCGGAGCGCCCTGGCACGGGAGCGCGGCATCCACCTCGTCACTGGGATGTGA
- the cysC gene encoding adenylyl-sulfate kinase → MASNTGFTLWLTGMSGTGKSTTAAYIAARLRQVGRNVEILDEGELGEALWAGLGDGKEDRITVVKRLGFVANLLTRNGVAALVPCVSPYKPGREENRRSIGRYVEVYVDCPTEKLIERDSTGRYKKALNGEIPNFIGITEPYEPPNSPEVTIHSNVESVEDGAAKIFQSLLDLGYMSTEELKVITGKKMKANPLPAKGEKAEKAEKGGAKARRAEESKPAAKAPKADKGAKARPATRAARVAKPAAAAKKAAKRKAR, encoded by the coding sequence ATGGCCTCCAACACTGGTTTCACCCTCTGGCTGACCGGCATGTCCGGTACCGGGAAGAGCACCACCGCCGCCTACATCGCCGCGCGCTTGCGGCAGGTGGGTCGCAACGTCGAGATCCTCGACGAGGGTGAACTTGGCGAGGCGCTGTGGGCGGGGCTGGGGGATGGCAAGGAGGACCGTATCACCGTCGTGAAGCGGCTGGGCTTCGTGGCGAACCTGCTGACGCGAAACGGCGTGGCGGCGCTGGTACCCTGCGTGAGCCCGTACAAGCCGGGCCGTGAGGAGAACCGCCGGTCGATTGGTCGCTACGTGGAAGTCTACGTCGACTGCCCGACCGAGAAGCTCATCGAGCGCGACAGCACGGGCCGCTACAAGAAGGCGCTCAACGGGGAGATCCCCAACTTCATCGGCATCACCGAGCCGTATGAGCCGCCCAACTCGCCGGAGGTCACCATCCACTCCAACGTGGAGTCGGTGGAGGACGGCGCGGCGAAGATCTTCCAGTCGCTTCTGGACCTCGGCTACATGAGCACCGAGGAGCTGAAGGTCATCACCGGCAAGAAGATGAAGGCCAACCCGCTCCCCGCGAAGGGGGAGAAGGCTGAGAAGGCCGAGAAGGGTGGCGCCAAGGCCCGCCGCGCCGAGGAGTCCAAGCCCGCGGCGAAGGCGCCGAAGGCGGACAAGGGCGCCAAGGCCCGTCCGGCCACGCGCGCGGCCCGGGTGGCGAAGCCGGCCGCGGCGGCGAAGAAGGCCGCGAAGCGGAAGGCTCGCTAG